The Prunus persica cultivar Lovell chromosome G7, Prunus_persica_NCBIv2, whole genome shotgun sequence genome has a segment encoding these proteins:
- the LOC18770711 gene encoding protein misato homolog 1 gives MRELVTLQVGSFANFVGSHFWNFQDELNGLAEDPYADPVFKNQSLNMDVLYRSGETHQGTLTYTPRLVSVDLQGSLGSMSSRGTLYDEGSSASSNILTWGGNVSTHAAEPHKKNLFLQSLYGEEQENSLTFENGVTGGENPRTEIHDRDKVESLENGVQYWTDFSKVEYHPQSLYELSGLWVDPQKFDNYGIGRESLSGGLQGEEISERLRFFVEECDHIQGFQFIVDDSGGFSPLAVDVLESIADEYTNAPVLLYAVRGPGSSVDPRSQKQRVSRKLHDAVSFSRLSSLCKLIVPVGLPSLSRSKASTFLWINDEKPYHCSAAYAATLHSLSLPFRMEPLGPTADSSYASGAVTVNEVVEILSGQTRQNMVAILDAAMPAPSLIGNQVEQTLLRHLQPLTPEIAKDIEDLQSVESISVHGALGPARGQRASVSEVKDMVHAAYEHATTRPMFCHLSVAQCPLPIPLPFPSIFGNRVGQHGELLSTPIIDSPSRGSLDVHSIPMAARLRSSSAVLPFLENRLGSLRSFGIARGAPGAELVRSWGFAKDELEDMGEVLSKMITTLDPRSQMSSDSD, from the exons ATGAGAGAACTCGTCACCCTCCAAGTTGGAAGCTTTGCAAACTTTGTGGGCTCACATTTCTGGAACTTCCAG GATGAGCTAAATGGGTTGGCGGAAGACCCTTATGCTGACCCAGTATTCAAGAATCAGTCTTTGAACATGGACGTGCTCTACCGCTCTGGTGAGACGCACCAG GGTACTTTGACTTACACTCCCCGCCTGGTTTCTGTTGATCTTCAAG GGTCCCTTGGGTCTATGAGCTCACGTGGTACATTGTATGATGAGGGTTCATCTGCATCATCAAATATTTTGACATG GGGTGGTAATGTTTCTACTCATGCTGCCGAGCCTCATAAAAAGAATTTGTTCTTGCAAAGTTTGTACGGGGAAGAGCAGGAAAATTCTTTGACTTTTGAAAATGGTGTCACTGGTGGAGAGAATCCTCGAACAGAAATTCATGACAGGGATAAAGTGGAGAGTTTAGAAAATGGTGTCCAATACTGGACTGACTTTTCAAAAGTTGAGTATCATCCCCAAAGTTTATATGAATTAAGTGGATTGTGGGTGGATCCtcagaaatttgacaattacGGGATTGGAAGGGAATCCTTATCTGGGGGTTTACAGGGAGAAGAAATTAGTGAGAGGCTTCGCTTTTTCGTAGAAGAGTGTGACCATATTCAG GGTTTTCAATTCATTGTTGATGACTCGGGGGGTTTTTCTCCTCTAGCTGTGGATGTTCTGGAGAGTATTGCAGATGAATATACGAATGCTCCAGTGTTGCTCTATGCTGTGCGTGGTCCTGGTTCTTCCGTGGATCCCAGAAGCCAGAAGCAGAGAGTCAGTAGGAAGCTTCACGATGCTGTTTCATTTTCAAGGCTATCATCGTTATGTAAACTGATCGTTCCCGTGGGGTTACCCTCATTGAGTAGAA GCAAAGCTTCAACATTTCTCTGGATCAATGATGAAAAGCCGTATCACTGCAGTGCAGCTTATGCTGCTACCCTACATTCTCTTAGTCTCCCTTTTCGAATGGAACCACTTGGGCCCACTGCAGACTCATCTTATGCTTCTGGTGCTGTGACTGTTAATGAGGTTGTGGAAATCCTATCAGGGCAAACTAGGCAGAATATGGTTGCCATTCTGGATGCTGCAATGCCAGCCCCTTCTTTAATCG GGAATCAGGTCGAGCAAACTTTGCTACGTCATTTGCAGCCATTGACACCAGAGATAGCAAAGGATATTGAGGACTTACAATCAGTAGAATCCATCTCAGTCCACGGGGCCCTAGGACCAG CAAGAGGTCAGCGGGCATCAGTTTCTGAAGTAAAAGATATGGTTCATGCTGCTTATGAGCATGCAACGACAAGGCCAATGTTCTGCCATCTGTCCGTGGCTCAATGTCCACTTCCAATACCTTTGCCGTTTCCTTCAATCTTTGGGAACCGTGTTGGCCAACATGGTGAGCTTTTGAGCACCCCAATTATTGATTCTCCATCAAGGGGATCACTTGATGTCCATTCCATTCCTATGGCAGCTAGACTACGGTCTAGCAGTGCTGTTTTACCATTCTTGGAGAATAGATTGGGAAGTCTTCGTAGCTTTGGGATTGCTAGAGGAGCACCTGGGGCTGAGTTAGTTAGAAGTTGGGGATTTGCAAAGGATGAATTAGAAGACATGGGTGAGGTGCTGTCTAAAATGATCACGACATTGGATCCTCGTTCTCAGATGTCCTCTGATTCAGATTAA
- the LOC18771230 gene encoding myb family transcription factor EFM isoform X2 translates to MELSLDTSLVFIPKTISDFLAQLSTMEDSSQRSSELDAYVKRLEDEMRKIEVFKRELPLCMLLLKDAIERLKEKVMQCKKMEDRPVIEEFIPLKGNLDENGGGVLGKENSDKKNWMSSAQLWSTSLNIFEYNKHDSVSGLRMRNEEDDRSVPENPIEASNNRAMGRTFVPFKEQYESGFTGTCLKDDKEVSQVPSLSLMTPLMSEALDASTNTNIKSNNNCRGGSGSGLAGQLKLQNKPQQQSQQQQPFRKQRRCWSPELHRRFVESLQQLGGTQATPKQIRELMQVDGLTNDEVKSHLQKYRLHVRKLPASSAAKGNGIWMPLDHSADHSKANNSQSGSPQGPLLPGEFAKGRSTTGGESDNSREAEEDEKSDGQSWKGGLLHNNQGGDV, encoded by the exons ATGGAGCTGAGCTTGGACACCAGTCTGGTGTTTATCCCAAAAACAATCTCTGACTTCCTCGCGCAGCTCTCAACCATGGAAGATAGCTCTCAGAGGTCGTCAGAGCTTGATGCTTATGTGAAAAGGCTCGAAGATGAAATGAGAAAGATTGAAGTTTTCAAGCGCGAGCTTCCTCTTTGCATGCTGCTCTTAAAGGATG CAATTGAGAGGTTGAAGGAGAAAGTAATGCAGTGTAAGAAAATGGAAGATCGGCCTGTGATAGAAGAATTCATACCATTGAAGGGTAATCTGGATGAGAATGGAGGGGGAGTTTTGGGAAAGGAAAACAGTGACAAGAAGAACTGGATGAGCTCTGCTCAGCTTTGGAGCACAAGCCTCAATATTTTTGAGTACAACAAACACGACTCTGTATCAGGACTCAGAATG AGGAACGAAGAAGATGATCGGTCGGTGCCTGAGAACCCAATTGAGGCAAGTAATAACAGAGCCATGGGAAGGACATTTGTGCCATTCAAGGAACAATATGAGTCTGGTTTTACAGGAACTTGTCTTAAGGATGACAAGGAGGTCTCACAAGTCCCAAGCCTTTCTCTTATGACTCCATTGATGTCTGAAGCACTGGATGCTTCTACCAATACAAACATTAAGAGCAACAACAACTGCAGAGGTGGTTCAGGTTCTGGTTTGGCAGGTCAACTCAAATTACAGAACAAACCTCAACAGCAATCACAGCAGCAACAACCCTTTAGGAAGCAAAGGCGATGCTGGTCACCTGAGCTTCACCGCCGCTTTGTTGAATCTCTTCAACAGCTTGGAGGAACACAAG cCACTCCTAAGCAGATAAGAGAGCTTATGCAGGTGGATGGTCTCACCAATGATGAAGTGAAAAGCCATTTGCAG AAATACAGGCTTCATGTACGAAAGCTACCGGCTTCTTCTGCTGCCAAAGGCAATGGCATATGGATGCCCCTAGATCACAGTGCAGACCATTCTAAGGCAAACAACTCACAGTCTGGTTCTCCACAAGGTCCTCTCCTTCCAGGTGAGTTTGCCAAAGGTCGATCTACAACTGGAGGTGAGTCGGATAACAGCagagaagcagaagaagatgagaaatCAGATGGCCAGAGTTGGAAAGGTGGGCTTCTTCACAACAACCAAGGAGGAGATGTATAG
- the LOC109950193 gene encoding uncharacterized protein LOC109950193 isoform X2 yields the protein MVNPTVEFFGGIGLGALVGPGGNLLWGTVGKGFNFETWRTNLDSMINSLLPLIKEMEDQNKTLVIGDDEIEDLKQKLTEGEDLVEELKKVSSWSLMTPLHTNRLAELDKSIRRLLEVLKVQGIRDVKGISLLAKDHTKQLKACKTDVEGTLVLAKDQTEQLKACRRDVEETLVLARDHSDQLTDCKSHVEDTLGLARKIDAKLDKFERIGLVQGDEA from the exons ATGGttaatccaacggtggaatttTTTGGAGGGATCGGCCTTGGAGCACTGGTAGGACCGGGGGGTAATTTACTCTGGGGAACGGTAGGGAAGGGTTTCAACTTTGAAACCTGGCGCACAAACCTCGACTCCATGATAAATTCTTTACTGCCATTGATCAAAGAGATGGAAGACCAGAATAAGACGTTGGTTATCGGAGATGACGAAATAGAAGATCTCAAGCAAAAACTGACAGAGGGTGAAGATCTCGTTGAGGAGTTAAAGAAGGTCAGTTCATGGAGCTTGATGACGCCTCTTCACACGAACCGGCTTGCTGAACTGGACAAGTCTATTAGAAGACTGTTAGAGGTACTGAAGGTGCAGGGAATAAGGGATGTCAAGGGGATTTCCCTGTTGGCAAAGGATCACACCAAACAACTTAAGGCCTGCAAAACAGATGTGGAGGGAACCTTGGTTTTGGCGAAGGATCAGACTGAACAACTTAAGGCCTGCAGAAGGGATGTCGAGGAGACTTTGGTTTTGGCAAGGGATCACTCTGATCAACTTACCGACTGCAAAAGCCATGTCGAGGATACTTTGGGTTTGGCAAGGAAGATAGACGCCAAGCTCGACAAATTTGAACGGATTGGTCTGGTACAAGGTGACGAAG CTTAA
- the LOC109950193 gene encoding uncharacterized protein LOC109950193 isoform X1: MVNPTVEFFGGIGLGALVGPGGNLLWGTVGKGFNFETWRTNLDSMINSLLPLIKEMEDQNKTLVIGDDEIEDLKQKLTEGEDLVEELKKVSSWSLMTPLHTNRLAELDKSIRRLLEVLKVQGIRDVKGISLLAKDHTKQLKACKTDVEGTLVLAKDQTEQLKACRRDVEETLVLARDHSDQLTDCKSHVEDTLGLARKIDAKLDKFERIGLVQGDEGT; this comes from the coding sequence ATGGttaatccaacggtggaatttTTTGGAGGGATCGGCCTTGGAGCACTGGTAGGACCGGGGGGTAATTTACTCTGGGGAACGGTAGGGAAGGGTTTCAACTTTGAAACCTGGCGCACAAACCTCGACTCCATGATAAATTCTTTACTGCCATTGATCAAAGAGATGGAAGACCAGAATAAGACGTTGGTTATCGGAGATGACGAAATAGAAGATCTCAAGCAAAAACTGACAGAGGGTGAAGATCTCGTTGAGGAGTTAAAGAAGGTCAGTTCATGGAGCTTGATGACGCCTCTTCACACGAACCGGCTTGCTGAACTGGACAAGTCTATTAGAAGACTGTTAGAGGTACTGAAGGTGCAGGGAATAAGGGATGTCAAGGGGATTTCCCTGTTGGCAAAGGATCACACCAAACAACTTAAGGCCTGCAAAACAGATGTGGAGGGAACCTTGGTTTTGGCGAAGGATCAGACTGAACAACTTAAGGCCTGCAGAAGGGATGTCGAGGAGACTTTGGTTTTGGCAAGGGATCACTCTGATCAACTTACCGACTGCAAAAGCCATGTCGAGGATACTTTGGGTTTGGCAAGGAAGATAGACGCCAAGCTCGACAAATTTGAACGGATTGGTCTGGTACAAGGTGACGAAGGTACATaa
- the LOC18771406 gene encoding serine/threonine-protein kinase SRK2I, with the protein MDRAAMTVGPAMDMPIMHDSDRYDFVRDIGSGNFGVARLMRDRQTRELVAVKYIERGNKIDENVQREIINHRSLRHPNIIRFKEVILTPTHLAIVMEYASGGEMFERICNAGRFSEDEARFFFQQLISGVSYCHAMQVCHRDLKLENTLLDGSPAPRLKICDFGYSKSSVLHSQPKSTVGTPAYIAPEVLLRQEYDGKIADVWSCGVTLYVMLVGSYPFEDPDEPKDFRKTIQRILSVQYSIPDSVQISRECLELISRIFVPDPAARITIPEIKNHSWFLKNLPADLMDEMKIGSHFEEPDQPMQSLDVIMQIIAEATIPAAGTLGLSSYMTDSLDMDDDMDDLDSESELDVDSSGEIVYAI; encoded by the exons ATGGATCGGGCGGCGATGACTGTCGGGCCGGCCATGGACATGCCGATCATGCACGACAGCGACCGGTACGATTTCGTCCGAGATATCGGGTCCGGAAACTTCGGGGTAGCCAGGTTGATGAGAGACAGGCAGACCAGGGAACTCGTTGCAGTAAAGTATATCGAGCGCGGTAACAAG ATTGATGAAAATGTTCAAAGAGAAATAATTAATCATAGGTCGCTGAGGCACCCCAACATCATTAGATTTAAAGAG GTCATTCTTACGCCTACCCATCTGGCCATTGTGATGGAATACGCTTCTGGAGGAGAGATGTTTGAACGAATATGCAATGCTGGGCGCTTCAGTGAGGATGAG GCTCGCTTCTTTTTTCAACAACTTATATCTGGAGTCAGTTATTGCCATGCAATG CAAGTATGTCACCGAGACTTGAAGTTGGAAAACACTTTGTTGGATGGCAGTCCAGCTCCTCGCTTgaaaatatgtgattttggctacTCAAAG TCTTCAGTGCTTCATTCACAACCAAAATCTACTGTTGGAACTCCTGCATACATTGCTCCAGAAGTATTACTGAGGCAAGAATATGACGGAAAG ATTGCAGATGTATGGTCATGTGGGGTAACCTTATATGTGATGCTGGTGGGATCCTATCCTTTTGAGGATCCTGATGAACCAAAGGATTTCCGGAAGACTATACAA AGAATACTCAGCGTCCAGTATTCCATTCCGGATTCTGTTCAAATATCTCGCGAATGTCTAGAACTGATATCGAGAATCTTTGTCCCAGATCCTGCTGCG AGGATTACCATTCCTGAGATAAAGAACCACTCGTGGTTCTTGAAGAATCTCCCAGCAGATTTGATGGACGAGATGAAAATCGGCAGCCATTTTGAAGAGCCTGATCAACCCATGCAAAGCCTAGATGTAATCATGCAAATAATTGCGGAGGCCACTATACCAGCAGCTGGAACCCTTGGTCTTAGCTCTTACATGACGGACAGCCTAGATATGGACGATGATATGGATGACTTGGATTCAGAGTCTGAACTTGATGTCGATAGCAGTGGGGAAATAGTGTATGCAATTTAG
- the LOC18771230 gene encoding myb family transcription factor EFM isoform X1 encodes MELSLDTSLVFIPKTISDFLAQLSTMEDSSQRSSELDAYVKRLEDEMRKIEVFKRELPLCMLLLKDAIERLKEKVMQCKKMEDRPVIEEFIPLKGNLDENGGGVLGKENSDKKNWMSSAQLWSTSLNIFEYNKHDSVSGLRMRNEEDDRSVPENPIEASNNRAMGRTFVPFKEQYESGFTGTCLKDDKEVSQVPSLSLMTPLMSEALDASTNTNIKSNNNCRGGSGSGLAGQLKLQNKPQQQSQQQQPFRKQRRCWSPELHRRFVESLQQLGGTQVATPKQIRELMQVDGLTNDEVKSHLQKYRLHVRKLPASSAAKGNGIWMPLDHSADHSKANNSQSGSPQGPLLPGEFAKGRSTTGGESDNSREAEEDEKSDGQSWKGGLLHNNQGGDV; translated from the exons ATGGAGCTGAGCTTGGACACCAGTCTGGTGTTTATCCCAAAAACAATCTCTGACTTCCTCGCGCAGCTCTCAACCATGGAAGATAGCTCTCAGAGGTCGTCAGAGCTTGATGCTTATGTGAAAAGGCTCGAAGATGAAATGAGAAAGATTGAAGTTTTCAAGCGCGAGCTTCCTCTTTGCATGCTGCTCTTAAAGGATG CAATTGAGAGGTTGAAGGAGAAAGTAATGCAGTGTAAGAAAATGGAAGATCGGCCTGTGATAGAAGAATTCATACCATTGAAGGGTAATCTGGATGAGAATGGAGGGGGAGTTTTGGGAAAGGAAAACAGTGACAAGAAGAACTGGATGAGCTCTGCTCAGCTTTGGAGCACAAGCCTCAATATTTTTGAGTACAACAAACACGACTCTGTATCAGGACTCAGAATG AGGAACGAAGAAGATGATCGGTCGGTGCCTGAGAACCCAATTGAGGCAAGTAATAACAGAGCCATGGGAAGGACATTTGTGCCATTCAAGGAACAATATGAGTCTGGTTTTACAGGAACTTGTCTTAAGGATGACAAGGAGGTCTCACAAGTCCCAAGCCTTTCTCTTATGACTCCATTGATGTCTGAAGCACTGGATGCTTCTACCAATACAAACATTAAGAGCAACAACAACTGCAGAGGTGGTTCAGGTTCTGGTTTGGCAGGTCAACTCAAATTACAGAACAAACCTCAACAGCAATCACAGCAGCAACAACCCTTTAGGAAGCAAAGGCGATGCTGGTCACCTGAGCTTCACCGCCGCTTTGTTGAATCTCTTCAACAGCTTGGAGGAACACAAG tagcCACTCCTAAGCAGATAAGAGAGCTTATGCAGGTGGATGGTCTCACCAATGATGAAGTGAAAAGCCATTTGCAG AAATACAGGCTTCATGTACGAAAGCTACCGGCTTCTTCTGCTGCCAAAGGCAATGGCATATGGATGCCCCTAGATCACAGTGCAGACCATTCTAAGGCAAACAACTCACAGTCTGGTTCTCCACAAGGTCCTCTCCTTCCAGGTGAGTTTGCCAAAGGTCGATCTACAACTGGAGGTGAGTCGGATAACAGCagagaagcagaagaagatgagaaatCAGATGGCCAGAGTTGGAAAGGTGGGCTTCTTCACAACAACCAAGGAGGAGATGTATAG